The following proteins come from a genomic window of Crassostrea angulata isolate pt1a10 chromosome 1, ASM2561291v2, whole genome shotgun sequence:
- the LOC128175502 gene encoding uncharacterized protein LOC128175502, producing MNCEQIVPGHLLLQTLRDNIIHQSQTANPNWDAVRDLIGEYLFTLQEFYSNTNWVEMFGNRVCQELGISGESLPYKVSDSDKVTCTSCNYTKEAVQQKSCVDNMRSDGQLLTSGYTSYQNINKPIGQFPPNMGKCSHGGPYDNSKDIPATGGINKETTSPELSPHFDLHQLAGEAAIQATYDFFVGNGTGLLSILGTETFKEIMGMNYKNPCYNCLSPGLSVVFVIDDTGSMSVEINNATAYSVDIVNQANALGSNGPSNFILSIFNDPGTSIHKTTDGNQMKKWLQNMTAHGGGDCPEMALAGIINALKIANPGSCVFFFTDADAKDPERMNEVITLTNAKHLKLVYFLRGDCGGERRRRRSEFTVQNPKCILNDNSRKAGRFRRSSAGFDLFRNIAAATGGQIVHTSSSSLGGILGSFVKNNMGASTLKITSFEMSASTHSISVDSDLSLLTVTIEGLSSATFVSLVRPDGSYQQYSGTASIDEIGSTTVISVQNPPAGEWNLHKSELGTWKVRVGGSGNIDFTYKFMEDVRGTKYPIIGTSPITGSKLLISISVTGLSPSARVTNIILKKPNGVILTKLPVSDTSSESNRVLYAYYDVTPEEFFVSINGSIDTNIFTREKSDIVKPVTGEITFTSKPENLILGETSVIDVAVKNTGSTSQTYQLTATSVPSGFPTQRSYSVTVGPRSSKEIRLTLKPNNVSVATLSVKLTLGGQTLQTISRTLIVVDVPPPKFNEVNRTSNCRQEMLNYYNCKKQNWTLVLDVAFRASLSQLYVTPTTVQFKYARNSPSVYVTTLSGTCCTYQSQLTAIDTRGNIKTKTIDFLGGNVFNTTVENFDILTKPIPMKTDKKHESLVHYIKVLTLAGAGTMVLALVVAIMLLFWLDRDGRMVHFLQTVEDIINKVAQTQRYHYDDSTRTMSCNQIEAGHLLLQSLRDEIINQSQTANPNWDAVRDLIGQYLFTLQEFYSNTNWVEIFGNQICQDLDECYLDPRKKQEVNKETSRPENTLDHLQQQAMEAATRASVEFLIGEGTGLLHIIGIDKFKELLGMTLKKPCYNCLTQGLSVILVMDGAGSVSRETRATTRSNIDANQHESNERMRRGSGGLDFFDKIASATGGLIVHTTSTSLGTILGSFVANNMGVAGLEVDSFTMSSGTEHTWSVDEDLSLLTVRIEGVSSTSMLTLDRPDGSTQAFSGSASVDVIGSTTVLSIQKPPAGKWTLHKMESGIWKVKVGGSGNIDFTYKFMEDVHGIKYPITGTSPITGTTVLLSVTVTGLPVAARVLHIILKTLDGAILKVLPVKDNYSDASRVLYAEYNVTSEEFLVSINGSLHSQTFTREKSEAVTPVTGSVEFSSKPEKLVLGKTSVIEVNVTNTGSARRVFQVTKTSTPAGFVTGSSLPVSVAAHAFKIVNIPVTAKSLTLAYLTVKLNLGGTTLQTIKRTLQVADVAPPEMSTINKTNNCEKASMNYFNCSLQKWTTEMDIEFHVNMSRMYATPRDLAFTFTLSSTSPDIYTAILSGTCCVYRSTVTAIDMRGNMKTWPVDFSGGKTFNTTVENFDRLVKSVDKEKISSVSNKSFLYGVIGGGIGGLVVVAAIVAVLVYMNRAHGKAPKDDGIDSLSASCFEASFKYADRSSRTSFMKRT from the exons GAATTTCGGGAGAATCTCTTCCCTATAAAGTGTCTGATTCCGACAAAGTCACTTGTACGAGCTGCAATTATACCAAAGAGGC AGTTCAGCAGAAGTCTTGTGTTGACAACATGCGCTCTGACGGACAGCTCCTGACCAGTGGATACACCAGCTACCAGAACATCAACAAACCTATAG GACAGTTTCCGCCAAACATGGGAAAGTGTAGTCATGGCGGTCCATATGATAACAGCAAGGACATTCCCGCCACAGGGGGtataaacaaagaaacaacCAGTCCAGAGTTATCTCCTCATTTTGACCTACATCAGCTGGCTGGGGAGGCAGCCATACAGGCGACCTACGATTTTTTTGTTGGGAACG GCACAGGACTTCTATCCATTTTGGGAACTGAAACATTTAAAGAAATCATGGGTATGAACTACAAGAATCCTTGTTACAACTGCCTTTCACCGGGTTTGTCTGTAGTATTTGTTATCGATGACACGGGATCCATGAGTGTAGAAATAAATAATGCAACTGCATACAGTGTTGACATCGTTAACCAAGCTAATGCTCTAGGATCCAATGGGCCTTCGAACTTTATTCTGTCGATCTTTAATGACCCAG gCACTTCTATCCACAAAACAACTGATGGGAACCAGATGAAGAAATGGTTACAAAACATGACAGCGCACGGGGGCGGAGACTGCCCAGAAATGGCCCTCGCTGGGATAATAAATG CACTGAAAATAGCAAACCCAGGATCTTGTGTGTTTTTCTTCACCGATGCTGACGCAAAAGACCCAGAGAGAATGAATGAAGTTATAACCTTGACCAACGCCAAACACTTGAAACTAGTCTACTTCCTGCGAGGGGATTGTGGTGGTGAAAGACGAAGACGTCGGTCGGAATTCACGGTTCAAAACCCTAAGTGTATTCTAAACGACAACTCGAGAAAAGCGg GGCGGTTTCGAAGATCATCGGCAGGATTTGACCTTTTTCGCAATATAGCGGCAGCTACTGGGGGACAAATTGTCCACACCTCTTCTTCCTCTCTAGGGGGAATTCTGGGATCTTTTGTAAAG aACAATATGGGAGcatcaacattaaaaataacgTCCTTTGAAATGTCTGCATCTACACACTCGATTTCCGTGGATTCTGATCTTTCACTACTGACGGTTACTATTGAAGGTCTGTCGTCTGCAACTTTTGTCTCCTTGGTTCGGCCAGATG GTTCCTACCAGCAATATAGTGGAACAGCTTCTATAGATGAAATAGGAAGCACTACCGTTATATCAGTTCAG AACCCCCCTGCAGGTGAATGGAATCTGCACAAAAGTGAATTAGGAACGTGGAAAGTGAGAGTAGGCGGAAGTGGAAACATTGACTTTACGTACAAGTTTATGGAGGACGTGCGCGGCACCAAGTATCCCATCATCGGAACCAGTCCCATCACAG GATCTAAACTCCTCATCAGCATCAGTGTCACGGGCTTGTCCCCCTCAGCAAGGGTCACAAATATCATTCTTAAAAAACCTAACGGTGTCATTCTTACCAAACTTCCGGTTTCTGATACATCAAGCGAAAGCAATCGTGTCCTATATgcttattatgacgtcacacccGAG GAGTTTTTTGTTAGCATCAATGGAAGCATTGACACAAACATCTTCACCCGGGAGAAGTCAGATATAGTCAAACCTGTAACAGGGGAGATAACCTTCACCTCTAAGCCAG AAAACCTTATTCTTGGAGAAACTTCAGTGATAGATGTCGCCGTGAAAAATACAGGAAGTACATCACAAACCTACCAATTGACAGCCACCTCCGTCCCCAGTGGATTTCCCACGCAGCGTTCTTACTCCGTAACAGTGGGCCCTAGGAGTAGTAAAGAAATACGTCTAACACTGAAACCTAACAACGTCTCTGTTGC GACTTTATCAGTGAAGCTCACGTTAGGGGGACAGACTCTACAGACCATCTCACGGACACTGATT GTTGTAGATGTACCGCCACCAAAATTCAACGAAGTGAATCGAACCTCCAACTGCCGACAGGAAATGTTAAACTACTATAACTGCAAGAAACAAAACTGGACTTTGGTTTTAGATGTCGCTTTTAGAGCCAGCCTCAGCCAGTTATATGTTACACCGACTACTGTACAGTTTAAGTACGCACGGAATTCACCGTCTGTTTATGTAACAACCTTAAG TGGCACCTGCTGTACTTACCAATCTCAACTGACGGCCATCGACACACGtggaaatataaaaacaaaaacgattGATTTCTTGGGAGGAAATGTTTTCAACACAACAGTTGAAAACTTCGATATCTTGACTAAACCAATTCCAATGAAG ACCGATAAAAAACACGAGTCCCTGGTACATTACATAAAGGTTCTGACGCTCGCTGGTGCAGGAACCATGGTGCTTGCTCTCGTAGTTGCCATA atgttATTATTTTGGCTAGATAGGGATGGCAGAATGGTCCACTTTCTCCAGACTGTTGAAGATATCATCAATAAGGTCGCTCAGACCCAGAGGTATCACTATGATGACTCAACAAGAACCATGAGCTGTAACCAAATCGAAGCAG GACACCTGCTTCTGCAGTCTCTTAGAGACGAGATAATTAACCAATCACAGACCGCCAACCCGAACTGGGACGCCGTGAGAGATCTGATTGGACAATATCTCTTCACATTGCAGGAGTTTTACAGCAATACAAACTGGGTGGAAATATTTGGGAACCAAATCTGCCAAGACCTAG ATGAATGTTACTTAGATCCTCGGAAAAAACAAGAAGTAAACAAAGAAACGTCCAGACCCGAGAATACACTTGACCATCTTCAACAACAGGCGATGGAGGCAGCTACACGGGCTTCTGTGGAATTTCTGATTGGGGAGG GTACCGGTTTATTACATATAATTGGAATTGACAAATTCAAAGAACTCCTTGGTATGACCTTGAAGAAGCCGTGTTACAACTGTCTTACCCAGGGTCTATCTGTAATTCTTGTCATGGATGGGGCGGGGTCAGTGAGTAGAGAAACAAGGGCGACAACTCGGAGCAACATTGATGCTAATCAACATGAATCCAATG AGCGAATGAGGCGCGGTTCAGGAGGACTTGATTTCTTTGATAAGATAGCGTCAGCCACTGGCGGCCTTATTGTACATACCACCTCTACATCTCTCGGCACCATCCTGGGGTCTTTTGTAGCG AACAATATGGGTGTAGCTGGTTTAGAAGTGGACTCGTTTACGATGAGTTCAGGGACAGAACACACGTGGTCAGTGGATGAGGACCTGTCCCTCCTGACTGTCAGAATAGAGGGCGTGTCCTCAACCTCAATGTTAACCCTAGACCGACCAGACG GCAGCACACAGGCCTTCTCTGGTTCTGCCTCTGTAGATGTTATTGGAAGTACGACTGTTTTATCAATACAA AAACCTCCAGCGGGAAAGTGGACATTGCACAAAATGGAATCGGGAATTTGGAAAGTGAAAGTAGGCGGAAGTGGAAACATTGACTTTACGTACAAGTTCATGGAGGACGTGCACGGCATCAAGTATCCCATCACCGGAACCAGTCCCATCACAG GAACCACAGTCCTCCTCAGCGTTACAGTTACCGGACTTCCGGTTGCTGCTCGAGTCTTGCATATCATCCTAAAGACACTGGACGGCGCCATTCTTAAAGTTCTCCCTGTCAAAGACAACTATAGTGACGCAAGTCGCGTGCTTTACGCTGAGTATAATGTGACATCTgag GAGTTTTTGGTCAGTATAAATGGAAGTCTACACTCTCAAACTTTTACTCGTGAGAAATCTGAAGCTGTGACCCCTGTCACCGGGAGCGTTGAGTTCTCATCTAAACCAG AAAAGCTGGTTCTGGGAAAAACATCAGTGATAGAAGTTAATGTAACAAACACCGGAAGTGCGAGGCGTGTATTTCAAGTGACAAAGACATCCACCCCTGCGGGATTTGTGACAGGGTCATCTCTTCCCGTGTCTGTGGCTGCTCATGCCTTTAAGATCGTTAATATCCCAGTCACTGCAAAGTCCTTGACCttagc ATATCTGACAGTCAAGTTGAATTTAGGAGGGACAACCCTTCAGACCATAAAACGAACACTACAG GTTGCAGATGTGGCACCACCGGAAATGAGCACAATAAACAAGACTAACAATTGTGAAAAAGCCTCGATGAATTACTTTAATTGTTCGTTGCAAAAATGGACCACAGAAATGGACATTGAATTCCATGTAAACATGAGTAGGATGTATGCGACACCACGTGACCTGGCGTTTACCTTTACTCTGAGTTCAACCTCTCCTGATATATACACAGCTATTCTTAG CGGGACGTGCTGTGTTTATCGCTCCACCGTGACGGCCATTGATATGCGAGGAAACATGAAGACTTGGCCAGTGGACTTTTCGGGGGGAAAAACCTTCAATACCACCGTGGAAAATTTTGATCGCCTTGTCAAATCGGTCGATAAG GAGAAGATCTCGTCCGTTTCCAATAAAAGCTTTCTGTACGGTGTGATTGGCGGGGGGATCGGTGGTCTAGTGGTAGTAGCCGCCATTGTAGCAGTGTTAGTGTACATGAATAGAGCTCATGGGAAGGCCCCGAAGGATGATGGGATAGACTCTCTGTCAGCATCATGCTTTGAAGCTTCATTCAAGTATGCTGACCGGAGTAGTCGGACATCCTTTATGAAGAGGACTTGA